The proteins below are encoded in one region of Knoellia sp. S7-12:
- a CDS encoding aminotransferase class I/II-fold pyridoxal phosphate-dependent enzyme, translating into MPDQPVSDRSRRIQDVTPFRKLFAFLRHSGYDKRRLDPEVFDFTFGDPHEMATSEYVEALRDAALPQDELWFAYKQSELAAQEAAAAALRKVVDLPWTADRIRMSTGGFGAITVSMKVVADPGDEVVYSLPPWFLYEALAVEAGLVPIKVNALQPSFDLDLEAIAAVITARTRIVIVNSPNNPTGRVYPPETLRALADLLEEASARNGRRIYLISDEPYNRIVFDGATFHSPAEFYPWTLLCYSYGKTLLAPGQRLGYLAIPPAMPDADPLLEAFESVQIAAGWLFPNAVMQHAVPRLEELSIDVAHLQTKRDRFVTALREMGYTVASPEGTFYLFPKSPIPDDEAFVADLAQRGVLVMPGALFETPGYFRICLTATMATIEASLPHFEEALRSTQPG; encoded by the coding sequence ATGCCTGATCAACCCGTGTCTGATCGGAGCCGACGGATTCAGGACGTCACTCCGTTCCGAAAGCTCTTCGCGTTCCTGCGCCACTCCGGGTACGACAAGCGTCGGCTCGACCCCGAAGTCTTCGACTTCACCTTCGGCGATCCACACGAGATGGCCACCTCCGAATATGTCGAGGCGCTGCGAGACGCCGCGCTGCCACAGGACGAACTCTGGTTTGCCTACAAACAGAGTGAACTCGCCGCACAGGAGGCTGCGGCGGCCGCGCTTCGCAAGGTCGTTGACCTGCCGTGGACGGCCGATCGCATCCGCATGTCGACGGGCGGATTCGGTGCGATCACGGTGTCCATGAAGGTGGTGGCGGACCCAGGCGACGAGGTCGTCTACTCCCTTCCACCGTGGTTCCTCTATGAGGCCCTCGCCGTCGAGGCCGGACTCGTCCCGATCAAGGTCAATGCGCTGCAGCCCAGTTTTGACCTCGATCTCGAGGCCATCGCCGCCGTCATCACAGCGCGCACACGCATCGTCATCGTCAACTCGCCCAACAACCCGACCGGCCGGGTCTATCCACCGGAGACGCTCCGGGCTCTTGCCGACCTGCTCGAGGAGGCGTCAGCGCGCAACGGCCGGCGGATCTACCTCATCTCGGACGAGCCCTACAACCGCATCGTCTTTGACGGCGCGACATTCCACAGTCCCGCGGAGTTCTATCCGTGGACCCTGCTCTGTTACAGCTACGGCAAGACGCTCCTTGCGCCCGGTCAGCGCCTGGGCTACCTCGCCATTCCGCCGGCGATGCCCGACGCGGACCCACTGCTCGAGGCCTTCGAGAGCGTCCAGATCGCTGCCGGTTGGCTGTTCCCCAACGCGGTGATGCAACACGCGGTGCCACGTCTCGAGGAACTGTCGATCGACGTCGCCCACCTCCAGACCAAACGCGACCGGTTCGTCACCGCCCTGCGCGAGATGGGCTACACCGTGGCCTCACCAGAGGGCACGTTCTATCTCTTCCCCAAGTCGCCGATCCCGGACGACGAGGCCTTCGTTGCGGACCTTGCGCAGCGCGGAGTGCTCGTCATGCCCGGCGCCCTCTTCGAAACTCCCGGGTACTTCCGGATCTGCCTCACCGCAACCATGGCCACGATCGAGGCGTCGCTGCCACACTTCGAGGAGGCGCTCCGTTCCACCCAGCCCGGCTGA
- a CDS encoding glutamate mutase L, which yields MSLVLCVDVGSTFTKAVLVDVSSGVLVAAASHPTTVDTDVMDGVDGVCRALASHGPVTETLVCSSAGGGLRIAVVGYEREVTAEAGHRVALSAGGRVVHVSGGLLSGEGVRELRAAAPDLVLLVGGTDGGNADVLRHNATRLANARVTMPIVVAGNAEVSLEVSAELERTGRRHSVTSNVLPRIGVIAPDAARGAIRAAFLEHVIGGKGLSRGRGFTELVRAATPDAVLQGVELLADVRGEDVMVIDIGGATTDVYSVLRPQGEDAEIERDVAGSMWHERTVEADLGMRWNALGIVEAAAREHLALSSGTDAYAAHVASATGHRASTPGEWVHESDLARVAAVVAARRHGRPRVVGDRPRPLADVGLVLGSGGVLRHGPDGVADGVLGALVSDHAGGWTVPAAATHGVDTAYVLFACGLLGHAYPQAARALARTVV from the coding sequence GTGTCACTCGTCCTCTGCGTCGATGTCGGGTCGACCTTCACGAAGGCCGTCCTCGTCGACGTGTCGTCCGGCGTGTTGGTCGCAGCAGCGTCTCACCCGACGACCGTTGACACCGACGTCATGGACGGAGTGGATGGCGTATGCCGTGCGCTCGCCTCCCATGGTCCCGTAACCGAGACGCTCGTCTGCTCGTCCGCAGGCGGCGGGCTGCGTATCGCCGTCGTGGGCTACGAACGCGAGGTGACGGCGGAGGCGGGGCACCGGGTGGCCCTGTCAGCGGGCGGTCGGGTCGTCCACGTGTCGGGGGGCCTGCTGTCGGGGGAGGGGGTGCGCGAGTTGCGAGCGGCCGCACCCGACCTCGTGCTTCTGGTCGGCGGGACTGACGGTGGCAACGCAGATGTGTTGCGACACAATGCAACTCGACTGGCCAATGCCCGCGTCACCATGCCCATCGTCGTCGCCGGCAACGCCGAGGTCTCCCTCGAGGTGTCGGCCGAGCTCGAGCGAACCGGGCGTCGTCACAGCGTCACGAGCAACGTCCTTCCGCGCATCGGGGTCATCGCCCCGGATGCCGCGCGTGGAGCCATCCGGGCAGCCTTCCTCGAGCACGTCATCGGCGGCAAAGGCCTGTCCCGAGGGCGGGGATTCACCGAGCTGGTCCGTGCGGCAACCCCCGATGCCGTCCTTCAAGGGGTCGAGCTGCTGGCCGACGTGCGCGGTGAGGACGTCATGGTCATCGACATCGGTGGCGCGACGACCGACGTCTACTCGGTGCTCCGACCCCAGGGAGAGGACGCCGAGATCGAGCGCGACGTCGCCGGCTCGATGTGGCACGAACGCACCGTCGAGGCCGACCTGGGCATGCGGTGGAACGCTCTCGGCATCGTCGAGGCCGCTGCTCGCGAGCACCTTGCGCTGTCGTCCGGAACCGATGCGTATGCCGCTCACGTCGCCTCCGCGACTGGTCACCGCGCGTCGACGCCGGGGGAGTGGGTGCACGAGTCCGACCTGGCCCGGGTGGCCGCGGTGGTTGCTGCGCGACGGCACGGTCGTCCGCGGGTCGTCGGAGACAGGCCGCGCCCGCTCGCCGACGTCGGACTCGTCCTCGGGTCCGGCGGTGTGCTGCGGCACGGCCCGGACGGAGTGGCTGACGGTGTCCTTGGCGCGCTCGTGAGCGACCATGCCGGCGGGTGGACGGTCCCTGCGGCTGCGACGCACGGCGTCGACACGGCATACGTGCTCTTTGCCTGTGGCCTGCTCGGGCACGCGTACCCGCAGGCGGCGCGCGCGCTCGCTCGAACCGTGGTCTGA
- a CDS encoding NADPH-dependent 2,4-dienoyl-CoA reductase produces MNAYPHLLAPIDLGHVTLPNRVVMGSMHTGLEDRARDFPKLAEFFAERARGGVSLIITGGFAPNIAGTLLPLASKLTTSREARQHRVLTDAVHGAGGRIALQLLHAGRYSYTPWCVAPSAIKSPISKFTPRALSARGVERTIAAFVRSARLAREAGYDGVEVMGSEGYLINQFLAPRTNKRTDAWGGTPEKRRRLAVEIVRRIREEVGSDFLVIYRISAVDLVPDGQTWDEVAALAHEVEAAGASVLNLGIGWHEARVPTIVTSVPRAAFASYAARLKSETSLPVIATNRINMPEVAEGILGAGDADLVSLARPFLADPEWVRKAAESRTDEINTCIACNQACLDHTFKRQRATCLLNPRAVHETELVLGPTRWARHVAVVGAGPAGLACATALAERGHSVELFEARDDIGGQFAIAQRIPGKEEFSESIRYFSRRLEVTGVKLHLGRAVTAAELRDGGFDEVVVATGVQPRVPSIPGVDHPSVMTYAELVRGERVPGQRVAVIGAGGIGVDVSEFLTAQPSATLDLDLWRAEWGVGDPALSRGGLATAVVETPKHEVILLQRKASGIGKGLGKTTGWVHRAALKAKGVEQVTGVNYDRIDDDGLHVSFGGGDDAPAPRIIPVDSVVLCAGQESVRTLADELGDSGIPVHVIGGADVAAELDAKRAIRQGTELAARI; encoded by the coding sequence GTGAACGCCTACCCGCACCTGCTCGCCCCGATCGACCTCGGCCACGTGACCCTGCCCAACCGTGTGGTCATGGGTTCGATGCACACCGGCCTCGAGGATCGGGCGCGTGACTTCCCCAAGCTGGCGGAGTTCTTTGCCGAGCGGGCGCGTGGCGGGGTATCGCTGATCATCACGGGCGGATTCGCGCCCAACATTGCTGGCACGCTGCTACCGCTGGCCTCGAAGCTCACGACGTCGCGCGAGGCTCGTCAGCACCGGGTCCTCACCGACGCCGTGCACGGGGCCGGTGGGCGGATCGCGCTGCAGCTGCTCCATGCCGGGCGCTACTCCTACACGCCGTGGTGCGTGGCCCCGTCGGCCATCAAGAGCCCGATCAGCAAGTTCACGCCGCGTGCCCTGTCGGCCCGCGGGGTCGAGCGGACCATCGCCGCGTTCGTGCGGTCGGCGCGGCTGGCGCGTGAAGCCGGCTACGACGGTGTCGAGGTGATGGGGTCCGAGGGTTATCTGATCAACCAGTTCCTGGCGCCGCGGACCAACAAGCGCACCGACGCGTGGGGTGGGACACCGGAGAAGCGACGACGCCTTGCCGTCGAGATCGTGCGTCGCATCCGTGAGGAAGTCGGTTCGGACTTCTTGGTGATCTATCGCATCTCCGCCGTCGACCTCGTGCCTGATGGCCAGACGTGGGACGAGGTCGCCGCGCTGGCCCATGAGGTCGAGGCCGCTGGTGCGAGCGTTCTCAACCTCGGTATCGGCTGGCACGAGGCGCGAGTCCCGACGATCGTCACCTCCGTGCCCCGCGCGGCCTTTGCGTCGTATGCCGCCCGCCTCAAGTCAGAGACGTCGCTGCCGGTCATCGCGACGAACCGGATCAACATGCCCGAGGTGGCCGAGGGGATCCTCGGTGCCGGGGACGCCGACCTCGTCTCGCTGGCCCGGCCGTTCCTCGCAGACCCCGAGTGGGTGCGCAAGGCCGCAGAGTCACGCACGGACGAGATCAACACGTGCATCGCTTGCAACCAGGCCTGCCTCGACCACACGTTCAAGAGGCAGCGCGCGACGTGCCTGCTCAACCCTCGCGCCGTCCATGAGACCGAGCTGGTCCTGGGGCCGACGCGTTGGGCTCGTCACGTCGCGGTCGTCGGTGCCGGACCAGCGGGTCTCGCATGCGCGACGGCGCTCGCGGAGCGCGGGCACTCGGTCGAGCTGTTCGAGGCGCGCGACGACATCGGTGGCCAGTTCGCCATCGCCCAACGCATCCCGGGCAAGGAGGAGTTCTCCGAGTCGATCCGCTACTTCAGTCGCCGCCTCGAGGTGACTGGGGTGAAGCTGCACCTGGGCCGGGCCGTGACGGCTGCCGAGTTGCGTGACGGTGGGTTCGACGAGGTCGTCGTGGCGACCGGTGTCCAGCCGCGGGTTCCGTCGATTCCCGGTGTCGACCACCCGTCCGTCATGACCTATGCCGAGCTGGTGCGTGGGGAACGCGTGCCCGGGCAGCGTGTGGCCGTGATCGGTGCTGGTGGCATCGGGGTGGACGTGAGCGAGTTCCTCACCGCGCAGCCATCGGCGACGCTCGACCTCGACCTGTGGCGCGCCGAGTGGGGTGTGGGTGACCCCGCGTTGTCGCGTGGTGGGCTGGCGACGGCTGTCGTCGAGACACCCAAGCACGAGGTGATCCTGTTGCAGCGCAAGGCTTCTGGCATCGGCAAGGGCCTCGGCAAGACCACGGGCTGGGTGCACCGTGCTGCGCTCAAGGCCAAGGGTGTCGAGCAGGTGACCGGCGTGAACTATGACCGGATCGACGACGACGGCCTGCACGTGTCATTCGGTGGCGGCGACGATGCTCCGGCTCCGCGGATCATCCCCGTTGACTCGGTGGTGCTCTGCGCCGGTCAGGAATCGGTCCGGACGCTCGCGGACGAGTTGGGTGACAGCGGCATACCCGTCCATGTCATCGGCGGAGCCGATGTCGCCGCGGAACTCGACGCCAAGCGCGCCATCCGCCAGGGCACGGAGCTCGCCGCCCGCATCTGA
- a CDS encoding ATP-binding cassette domain-containing protein: protein MTSDHVIEAESLVKKFGDFTAVDDVSFVVPKGSVFGLLGPNGAGKTTTVRMMTTLAVPTSGSARVAGHDVVAEPEAVRASMGLTAQSATVDDLLTGRENLRLIGDLYGLDRGFVRKRTDELLEQFSLTEAGDKVVKDYSGGMRRRIDLAVSLIAHPPVLFLDEPTTGLDPRSRVELWDVLRDLVRDGTTLLLTTQYLDEADQLADNIVVIDKGKIIAQGTPLELKNQSGAASLVVTVSRHDEVHQAAELLRGVVGEVHVDADARKLVAPGGDVGALTRIATQLDEAGIEVDDLGMQRPSLDDVFLALTGHKAEDTSNQEEVSA from the coding sequence ATGACCAGCGATCACGTCATCGAGGCCGAGAGTCTCGTCAAGAAGTTCGGTGACTTCACCGCCGTCGACGACGTCAGTTTCGTGGTGCCCAAGGGGTCCGTCTTCGGTCTGCTCGGGCCCAACGGAGCGGGCAAGACCACGACAGTGCGGATGATGACGACGCTGGCCGTTCCCACGAGTGGGTCTGCCCGCGTCGCCGGTCACGACGTGGTCGCCGAACCCGAGGCGGTGCGCGCGAGCATGGGCCTCACCGCCCAGAGTGCCACGGTCGACGACCTGCTCACCGGTCGCGAGAACCTCCGCCTCATCGGTGATCTCTACGGCCTCGACCGCGGATTCGTGCGCAAGCGGACCGATGAGTTGCTCGAGCAGTTCTCACTGACCGAGGCGGGCGACAAGGTCGTCAAGGACTACTCCGGCGGCATGCGGCGACGCATCGACCTCGCGGTGAGCCTGATCGCCCACCCGCCGGTGCTGTTCCTCGACGAGCCGACGACCGGCCTCGACCCGCGCAGCCGCGTCGAGCTCTGGGACGTCCTGCGCGACCTCGTGCGGGACGGCACAACGCTGCTCCTCACGACTCAGTACCTCGACGAGGCCGACCAGCTCGCTGACAACATCGTGGTCATCGACAAGGGCAAGATCATCGCCCAGGGCACGCCGCTGGAGCTCAAGAACCAGTCGGGCGCTGCCAGCCTCGTCGTGACCGTGTCGCGCCACGACGAGGTCCACCAGGCGGCCGAGCTGCTCCGTGGAGTCGTCGGCGAGGTCCACGTCGACGCCGACGCCCGCAAGCTCGTCGCTCCCGGGGGCGACGTCGGTGCCCTGACGCGCATCGCGACGCAACTTGATGAAGCCGGCATCGAGGTCGACGACCTCGGCATGCAACGTCCGAGCCTCGATGACGTCTTCCTCGCGCTCACCGGACACAAGGCCGAAGACACGAGCAACCAGGAAGAGGTGTCGGCATGA
- a CDS encoding ABC transporter permease has translation MSAATQAAVLDRTAPRPSGAGQLRQITTLVRRNLTHIKRQPEMLTDVTIQPIMFVLLFAYVFGGSIQVPGVDYKPWLLPGIMAQTIAFSAFIVAIGLNTDIGKGMVDRLRSLPIQRSSILVSRSIAALIHSSIGVAVMSVTGLFIGWRINEGVLKGLLGYALLLIFGFAMIWVGILVGSAMRSVEAVNGLMFTTIFPITFLSNAFARTEVMPPVLRTIAEWNPISSLTQAMRDNWGVGGSPVRADAPWPLQNPELSTIIWSVAITLIIAPLALRAFNKRTTD, from the coding sequence ATGAGCGCCGCCACGCAAGCCGCGGTCCTCGACCGCACCGCTCCGCGACCCTCTGGCGCGGGTCAGCTCCGCCAGATCACGACCCTGGTCCGGCGCAACCTCACCCACATCAAGCGCCAGCCCGAGATGCTCACCGATGTGACGATCCAGCCGATCATGTTCGTGCTGCTCTTCGCCTATGTCTTCGGTGGCTCCATCCAGGTGCCGGGCGTCGACTACAAGCCCTGGCTCCTGCCGGGGATCATGGCGCAGACGATCGCGTTCAGCGCGTTCATCGTCGCCATCGGCCTCAACACCGACATCGGCAAGGGCATGGTCGACCGACTGCGCTCCCTGCCGATCCAGCGCTCGTCAATCCTCGTGTCCCGCAGCATCGCGGCACTCATCCACTCGAGCATCGGCGTCGCGGTCATGTCGGTGACCGGGCTGTTCATCGGGTGGCGGATCAACGAAGGCGTGCTCAAGGGTCTGCTGGGCTACGCCCTGCTCCTGATCTTCGGCTTCGCGATGATCTGGGTCGGCATCCTTGTCGGCTCGGCGATGCGTTCGGTCGAGGCCGTCAACGGGTTGATGTTCACGACGATCTTCCCGATCACCTTCCTCTCCAACGCGTTCGCGCGCACCGAGGTCATGCCTCCGGTGTTGCGCACCATCGCGGAATGGAACCCGATCAGTTCTCTCACCCAGGCCATGCGCGACAACTGGGGCGTGGGTGGGTCCCCGGTGCGAGCCGATGCGCCGTGGCCCCTGCAGAACCCCGAGCTCTCGACGATCATCTGGTCCGTCGCGATCACGCTGATCATCGCCCCGCTGGCTCTGCGGGCCTTCAACAAGCGCACCACCGACTGA
- the msrA gene encoding peptide-methionine (S)-S-oxide reductase MsrA produces MFGSRAKTTLPTAAEALPGRETRPFMVPATHEVLGTPLEGPWPEGTKVLYVAMGCFWGAERIFWQLPGVVTTAAGYIGGFTPNPTYEETCTGRTGHAEAVLIAYDPKQTSPELLLKSFWENHDPTQGNRQGNDVGTAYRSAIFWTTPEQEAAARSTSEAFQGELTRVNAGEITTQFSPAKDVGEFWYAEDYHQQYLHKNPNGYCNHGPNGLTCPIGVANLPAQTDVLPPT; encoded by the coding sequence ATGTTCGGATCACGCGCCAAGACCACGCTGCCCACCGCCGCCGAGGCTCTGCCCGGACGTGAGACCCGACCGTTCATGGTTCCGGCGACCCACGAGGTGCTCGGCACGCCGCTCGAGGGCCCGTGGCCCGAGGGCACCAAGGTCCTCTATGTCGCCATGGGATGTTTCTGGGGTGCCGAGCGCATCTTCTGGCAGCTCCCGGGTGTCGTGACGACGGCTGCGGGCTACATCGGTGGCTTCACCCCGAACCCGACCTACGAGGAGACCTGCACCGGCCGCACCGGTCACGCGGAGGCCGTCCTCATCGCCTACGACCCCAAGCAGACTTCCCCCGAGCTGCTCCTCAAGTCCTTCTGGGAGAACCACGACCCCACGCAGGGCAACCGGCAGGGCAACGATGTCGGCACGGCATACCGGTCCGCAATCTTCTGGACCACGCCGGAGCAGGAGGCGGCCGCGAGGTCGACCAGCGAGGCCTTCCAGGGCGAGCTGACCCGCGTCAACGCCGGCGAGATCACGACGCAGTTCTCGCCAGCCAAGGACGTTGGCGAGTTCTGGTACGCCGAGGACTACCATCAGCAGTACCTCCACAAGAACCCCAACGGCTACTGCAACCACGGGCCCAATGGCCTGACGTGCCCGATCGGCGTCGCGAACCTCCCGGCTCAGACAGACGTCCTCCCGCCCACCTGA
- a CDS encoding GNAT family N-acetyltransferase, with protein MSVRIVRVTTLDPAQADLAVEWNDVFVASTVATMGDDHDAWSMASLRAREASSAWDRRYLAAVDDAGRVLSSANLAMPLRDNPELALLDLAVHPDHRRLGIGTTMFDHVTEVARGAGRTSLVTETAYPKDGTDPGEAFARIHGFDMAQTNHRNDLDVTGYRHEQASDTPGYVIETSTDDTKDEWLEDRAHLQRRMSTDVPLGDLDFEEEDWDVERLKGEREATAKSGRRAVESVARHLDTGRLVAFTQLQIPTAEPVLAYQQDTLVLREHRGHGLGAAVKAANMRTLRAESPQTRIVRTWNAQENGPMIAVNEALGYRTTAILREWQKRLG; from the coding sequence ATGTCCGTCCGCATCGTTCGCGTCACCACGCTCGACCCCGCCCAAGCCGATCTGGCGGTCGAGTGGAACGACGTCTTCGTCGCCTCGACCGTGGCCACGATGGGTGACGATCACGACGCCTGGTCGATGGCTTCACTACGGGCCCGCGAGGCGTCCTCGGCGTGGGACCGGCGCTACCTCGCGGCCGTGGACGACGCAGGTCGGGTCCTGTCCAGCGCGAACCTCGCGATGCCGCTGCGGGACAACCCCGAGCTGGCCCTGCTCGACCTCGCGGTCCATCCTGATCACCGTCGCCTCGGCATCGGGACCACGATGTTCGACCACGTCACCGAGGTGGCGCGAGGGGCCGGCCGGACGTCTCTCGTGACGGAGACGGCATACCCGAAGGACGGCACGGATCCGGGGGAGGCATTCGCGCGCATCCACGGCTTCGACATGGCCCAGACGAACCACCGCAACGACCTCGATGTCACCGGGTATCGACACGAGCAGGCAAGCGACACACCGGGATACGTCATCGAGACGTCCACTGATGACACGAAGGACGAGTGGCTCGAGGATCGCGCCCATCTGCAGCGGCGCATGAGCACCGACGTCCCGCTCGGCGACCTCGACTTCGAGGAGGAGGACTGGGACGTCGAGCGGCTCAAGGGTGAGCGCGAGGCGACGGCGAAGAGCGGCCGCCGCGCCGTCGAGTCCGTGGCCCGCCACCTCGACACCGGCCGGCTCGTCGCCTTCACCCAGCTGCAGATCCCCACGGCGGAGCCGGTTCTCGCCTATCAGCAGGACACTCTCGTTCTCCGCGAGCACCGCGGCCACGGGCTCGGCGCAGCAGTCAAGGCCGCCAACATGCGCACGTTGCGCGCCGAGTCCCCCCAGACCAGGATCGTCCGCACCTGGAACGCCCAGGAGAACGGGCCGATGATCGCGGTCAACGAGGCGCTCGGCTACCGGACCACGGCCATCCTGCGCGAGTGGCAGAAACGGCTCGGCTGA
- a CDS encoding VOC family protein, protein MSEDAAPSAVRPLLDLVVLDCPDALELGRFYGEVLGWSLEADSDRDWATLEPPGGVIAPDRLDGRTTLAFQRIDDFVAPTWPAGSHPQQFHLDFAVPVIAAAEPAVLAAGATVAAEQPSESGSFKVYLDPAGHPFCLCGEPS, encoded by the coding sequence ATGAGTGAAGACGCCGCTCCATCTGCTGTTCGTCCCCTTCTCGACCTCGTCGTCCTTGACTGCCCCGATGCTCTCGAGCTCGGTCGTTTCTATGGTGAAGTCCTCGGCTGGAGCCTTGAGGCGGACTCTGACCGCGACTGGGCCACCCTGGAGCCCCCGGGTGGGGTCATTGCACCTGACCGGCTCGATGGTCGGACGACCCTCGCCTTCCAGCGCATCGACGACTTCGTCGCACCGACGTGGCCCGCAGGCTCGCATCCCCAGCAATTCCACCTGGACTTCGCGGTGCCCGTCATCGCCGCGGCTGAGCCCGCGGTGCTCGCTGCCGGAGCCACTGTGGCTGCGGAGCAGCCGAGCGAGAGCGGCAGCTTCAAGGTCTACCTCGACCCGGCCGGACATCCGTTCTGCCTCTGCGGGGAGCCGTCATGA
- a CDS encoding cystathionine gamma-synthase, giving the protein MTDETLGFSTRALHAGQDPDPTTGAVVTPIYQTSTYKQDGIGGFRNGYEYSRSANPTRTALETGFAALEGGERGFAFASGLAAEDTVLRALLSPGDHVVVPSDAYGGTYRLFNKVLSHWGVEHTIAAIADNDAVRAAIQPGRTRIIWVETPTNPMLGIADIKALAEIAHEAGALLVVDNTFASPYLQQPLADGADLVLHSTTKYCGGHSDVVGGAVVVGHGVTVPWFDNESASDRVAFHQNSMGAIAGPFDSWVVQRGLKTLAIRMERHCDNAEKVVEFLQGHDGVTAVHYPGLPDHPGHEVAARQMKRFGGMVAFRVKGGEDVAVKVCAETQIWTLGESLGGVESLIEHPGRMTHASVAGTELEVPSDLIRLSVGIEDVEDLIADLKQALDRLT; this is encoded by the coding sequence ATGACTGACGAGACCCTCGGCTTCTCCACCCGCGCCCTCCACGCAGGGCAGGACCCGGACCCCACGACGGGTGCCGTCGTGACCCCGATCTACCAGACGTCGACCTACAAGCAGGACGGCATCGGCGGGTTCCGCAACGGCTACGAGTACAGCCGCTCCGCCAACCCGACGCGCACTGCGCTCGAGACCGGGTTCGCCGCGCTCGAGGGTGGTGAGCGTGGGTTTGCGTTCGCGTCCGGTCTCGCCGCCGAGGACACCGTGCTCCGTGCGCTCCTCAGCCCCGGCGACCACGTCGTCGTGCCCTCGGATGCCTATGGCGGCACCTACCGTCTCTTCAACAAGGTCCTGTCCCACTGGGGCGTCGAGCACACCATCGCCGCGATCGCCGACAACGACGCCGTGCGCGCTGCGATCCAGCCGGGCAGGACCCGCATCATCTGGGTCGAGACGCCCACGAACCCCATGCTCGGCATCGCCGACATCAAGGCGCTCGCCGAGATCGCGCACGAGGCCGGCGCGCTGCTCGTCGTGGACAACACCTTCGCCTCGCCCTACCTCCAGCAGCCCCTTGCGGACGGCGCCGACCTCGTCCTGCACTCGACGACGAAATACTGCGGCGGCCACTCCGACGTCGTCGGTGGCGCCGTCGTCGTCGGTCACGGCGTCACCGTCCCGTGGTTCGACAACGAGTCCGCGAGCGATCGGGTTGCCTTCCACCAGAACTCGATGGGTGCCATCGCCGGGCCGTTCGACTCGTGGGTCGTGCAGCGCGGGCTCAAGACGCTCGCCATCCGCATGGAACGCCACTGCGACAACGCCGAGAAGGTCGTCGAGTTCCTCCAGGGGCACGACGGCGTCACCGCGGTCCACTACCCGGGCCTGCCCGACCACCCCGGCCATGAGGTCGCGGCGCGCCAGATGAAGCGCTTCGGCGGCATGGTCGCCTTCCGCGTCAAGGGCGGCGAGGACGTCGCCGTCAAGGTGTGCGCCGAGACGCAGATCTGGACGCTTGGTGAGTCGCTCGGTGGAGTCGAGTCGCTGATCGAGCACCCGGGACGCATGACCCATGCTTCGGTCGCGGGCACCGAGCTCGAGGTCCCGTCGGATCTCATCCGGCTCTCCGTCGGCATCGAGGACGTCGAAGACCTCATCGCCGACCTCAAGCAGGCTCTGGACCGCCTCACCTGA